From Candidatus Binatus sp., the proteins below share one genomic window:
- a CDS encoding Ku protein — MPARSISTASITFGLVSIPVRLFPATSPKSVRFNLLHAKDNSRIQEKIFCQAEEKMIDRSELVRGYEIEKGRYVTFADEELKKLEAQTDHAIEINEFIPVTEVDPIRFENSYLLGCEPTSAKAYHLLMSAMLKEKRVAIAKFTMRGKERLVLVRPYEDGLMLHTMYYNDEIRTFGEIDHGARAQVADSELGLAQRLIADLTKKKFDAEQYFDAEQYKDNYRERVIELAEQKMAGHEITEAAPEVRRANVIDLMSALKASLKKRGVEVGSERESEEAAEEAEPAKARAHASKGSRAPRVRRQAR; from the coding sequence ATGCCAGCTCGATCAATATCCACTGCCAGTATCACCTTCGGCCTTGTGTCTATTCCGGTGCGCCTGTTTCCTGCCACGAGTCCAAAGAGCGTGAGATTCAACCTGCTTCACGCCAAGGACAACAGCCGGATCCAGGAAAAGATCTTCTGCCAGGCAGAAGAGAAGATGATCGATCGAAGCGAGTTGGTCCGCGGATACGAAATCGAGAAGGGCCGCTATGTAACTTTTGCGGACGAGGAGTTGAAAAAGCTCGAGGCGCAAACCGATCATGCGATCGAAATCAACGAGTTCATACCGGTGACCGAAGTCGATCCGATTCGCTTCGAGAATTCCTATCTGCTCGGCTGCGAACCGACCTCAGCCAAGGCCTACCACCTGTTGATGTCGGCGATGCTGAAGGAGAAGCGGGTTGCTATCGCAAAATTTACGATGCGGGGCAAAGAGCGCCTCGTATTGGTTCGTCCGTACGAGGACGGCCTGATGCTGCATACGATGTACTACAACGACGAGATCAGGACCTTCGGCGAAATCGATCACGGCGCCAGGGCTCAAGTCGCGGACTCGGAACTGGGGCTCGCACAGCGCCTGATCGCCGACCTCACCAAAAAGAAGTTCGATGCGGAGCAATACTTCGATGCGGAGCAATACAAGGACAACTATCGTGAACGAGTCATCGAACTTGCCGAGCAGAAGATGGCTGGGCACGAAATTACCGAGGCCGCGCCCGAAGTCCGCCGCGCCAACGTTATCGATCTGATGAGCGCTCTCAAGGCATCGTTGAAGAAGCGCGGCGTCGAGGTCGGGTCGGAACGCGAGAGCGAAGAGGCCGCGGAGGAAGCTGAGCCCGCCAAGGCGCGCGCTCACGCCTCGAAAGGATCGCGGGCGCCGCGGGTGCGCCGCCAGGCCCGGTAA
- a CDS encoding helix-turn-helix domain-containing protein → MTEEQAAAILKELEMLRKLKLLELLDNGYSQGQLAKLLGVSQPTISRMVPNVSLKKAR, encoded by the coding sequence ATGACCGAAGAACAGGCCGCCGCCATCCTCAAGGAGCTCGAGATGTTGCGGAAGCTGAAACTGCTTGAACTTCTCGACAACGGTTATTCGCAAGGGCAGCTCGCAAAGCTTTTAGGCGTGAGTCAGCCGACTATCAGCCGCATGGTTCCAAACGTTTCCTTGAAGAAGGCGCGATGA
- a CDS encoding helix-turn-helix domain-containing protein has translation MIARTLEFTGGNKTRAADVLGVSAKTLYNKLERFSQQQSPQNT, from the coding sequence ATGATCGCGCGGACGCTCGAGTTCACCGGCGGCAACAAGACGCGGGCGGCCGATGTGCTTGGGGTGAGTGCGAAGACGCTGTACAACAAGCTCGAGCGTTTCAGCCAGCAGCAATCGCCTCAAAATACGTGA
- the ligD gene encoding DNA ligase D encodes MPLEKYRSKRNADRTPEPFGTAPPASGPAGSGVFVVQKHAARRLHYDFRLEMEGVLRSWAVPKGPSLDPANKHLAVAVEDHPLEYGDFEGVIPEGNYGAGAVIVWDRGIYTVLDPPEGSPGDAVRKGKLDIRLHGFKLNGAYTLVRTGGRPGAAAKDKASWLLIKKRDEFAKSEDVLEMHPRSVLSGLTVEEMRDAPAAGVRVAAKLARRELPELTGRLKRADFPLMLARTADNPFDGDSWLFELKYDGVRVVAIRDGSAVQLYARSGAEVTARYPEVALAFNALPYDRFVMDGEIVALDESGRPSFQLLQRRMHVQDTRQIARLSFALPACDFVFDLLAFDRFDLRPLPLEDRKKLLRELVRGEGPVRFCDYVLTRGVDFYQAVAEQSLEGIIAKRRDSPYRATRSEAWLKIKCPLTRRFVVGGYTDPGGTRTHFGALLLGQYESDGALRYTDKVGTGFNRDRLRKIYAMLQQRERATSPFRKAKRDEPAIARAGIHFVEPELVAEVRFTEWTDSGGVRQPSFLGLAGDADPRQCTYDGPQGSDSRAEPVVDENLGKRGSAIQEAASGAAKVEPNTATVTHPEKVFWPREGYTKGDLVAYYRAISKWMLPYLKDRPVMLTRYPDGIGGKMFYQKDAPAFAPPWLRTENIYSEDSQREIAYFIIDSEEALAYVANLAAVTIHVWSSRIVHLERPDWLLFDIDPKGSTTRIAVEVALEVASVLREIGLEPCLKTSGQMGLHVVVGLKPKYTYEQARMFSELVSGVVVRRIPKLATINRNPRTREGRVYIDYLQLGHGKTIAGPYSVRPVDGAPVSAPMKWNELKLDLDPVKFNIKTMPARMAQLGIDPFLDVLERPTSLEESMPRLEELIAGEHTPSSTASR; translated from the coding sequence ATGCCGCTCGAGAAATATCGCAGCAAGAGAAACGCCGATCGCACGCCTGAACCTTTCGGCACCGCGCCGCCGGCGTCCGGTCCCGCCGGCAGCGGCGTGTTCGTCGTTCAAAAGCATGCGGCGCGCCGCCTCCACTATGATTTCCGCCTCGAGATGGAAGGCGTGTTGCGCTCGTGGGCAGTGCCGAAAGGACCGTCGCTGGATCCGGCGAATAAGCACTTAGCGGTTGCGGTCGAAGATCATCCGCTGGAATACGGCGATTTCGAAGGCGTCATCCCCGAGGGTAACTACGGCGCCGGCGCGGTGATCGTCTGGGATCGCGGCATCTATACGGTGCTCGATCCGCCGGAAGGGAGCCCGGGCGACGCCGTGCGCAAAGGCAAGCTCGATATTCGCTTGCACGGCTTCAAACTGAACGGCGCATACACCTTGGTGCGGACCGGTGGCCGGCCTGGCGCCGCGGCGAAGGACAAGGCCAGTTGGCTGCTTATCAAGAAGCGCGATGAGTTTGCGAAGTCCGAAGACGTCCTCGAGATGCATCCGCGGTCGGTGTTATCGGGCTTGACGGTCGAGGAAATGCGTGACGCGCCGGCGGCCGGTGTCCGCGTCGCGGCTAAGCTCGCACGCCGCGAACTTCCAGAACTGACCGGACGGCTTAAACGCGCCGACTTTCCGTTGATGCTTGCCCGGACCGCCGACAATCCTTTCGACGGCGATAGTTGGCTCTTCGAATTGAAGTACGACGGAGTTCGCGTCGTCGCGATTCGCGACGGCTCCGCGGTGCAGTTGTACGCGCGGAGCGGCGCCGAAGTAACCGCGCGCTATCCCGAGGTCGCGCTCGCATTCAACGCGCTGCCATACGATCGCTTCGTGATGGACGGCGAGATCGTTGCGCTGGACGAATCCGGCCGGCCGAGCTTTCAGCTTTTGCAGCGCAGGATGCACGTGCAGGACACGCGGCAGATCGCGCGCCTCAGCTTCGCCTTGCCCGCCTGCGATTTCGTGTTCGACCTGCTTGCCTTCGATCGATTCGATTTGCGCCCGCTGCCGCTTGAAGATCGAAAGAAGCTGCTGCGTGAACTGGTTCGCGGCGAAGGACCGGTTCGCTTTTGCGACTACGTGCTCACGCGCGGCGTCGATTTCTACCAGGCGGTGGCGGAGCAATCGCTCGAAGGCATCATCGCCAAGCGCCGGGATTCACCTTATCGAGCTACTCGTTCGGAGGCGTGGCTGAAAATCAAATGTCCGCTGACGCGACGCTTCGTGGTCGGCGGCTACACCGATCCCGGCGGCACTCGCACGCATTTCGGCGCGCTACTACTTGGTCAATACGAGAGCGACGGCGCGCTCCGCTACACTGACAAGGTCGGCACCGGCTTTAATCGCGATCGGTTGAGAAAGATCTACGCGATGCTTCAACAACGCGAGCGAGCGACCTCTCCCTTTCGCAAAGCGAAGCGCGACGAGCCTGCTATCGCGCGCGCCGGTATCCATTTTGTCGAACCTGAGCTGGTGGCCGAAGTACGATTCACCGAATGGACCGATAGTGGCGGCGTCCGACAACCGAGTTTTCTTGGACTCGCCGGCGATGCCGACCCGCGTCAATGCACCTATGACGGCCCGCAAGGATCCGACAGCCGGGCTGAGCCGGTCGTGGATGAAAATCTCGGCAAACGCGGGAGCGCTATTCAGGAAGCAGCTAGCGGCGCCGCGAAGGTCGAACCTAACACCGCGACAGTTACTCATCCTGAAAAAGTGTTCTGGCCGCGCGAGGGCTATACCAAGGGAGACCTCGTAGCGTACTATCGCGCGATTTCGAAATGGATGCTGCCTTACTTGAAAGATCGACCGGTCATGCTGACCCGCTATCCTGATGGCATCGGCGGCAAGATGTTCTATCAGAAGGACGCGCCTGCGTTTGCTCCACCCTGGCTCCGCACTGAGAACATTTACTCCGAGGATTCGCAACGCGAGATCGCTTACTTCATAATCGATAGCGAGGAAGCGCTGGCCTACGTGGCAAATCTCGCCGCGGTGACCATACACGTCTGGTCGTCGCGTATCGTTCACCTGGAACGTCCCGACTGGCTTCTCTTCGATATCGATCCCAAAGGGTCAACAACTCGAATTGCGGTCGAAGTTGCGCTTGAGGTTGCTAGCGTCCTGCGCGAGATCGGTCTCGAACCCTGCTTGAAGACATCAGGGCAGATGGGCCTGCACGTGGTAGTCGGATTGAAGCCCAAATACACCTACGAACAAGCGCGGATGTTTTCCGAGTTGGTTTCAGGCGTGGTAGTAAGGCGAATCCCGAAGCTGGCCACCATTAATCGCAATCCGCGGACGCGCGAAGGCCGCGTTTATATCGACTATCTGCAACTTGGTCACGGTAAGACGATCGCGGGACCTTATTCGGTGCGGCCGGTAGACGGCGCTCCCGTATCGGCGCCTATGAAATGGAATGAGCTAAAGCTGGACCTCGATCCGGTGAAGTTCAACATCAAGACGATGCCGGCGCGGATGGCGCAACTCGGAATAGATCCCTTTCTCGACGTGCTTGAGCGGCCAACCAGCCTGGAAGAATCGATGCCTCGTCTCGAGGAATTAATCGCGGGTGAGCACACGCCTAGCTCAACCGCAAGCCGCTAG
- a CDS encoding NADPH-dependent FMN reductase, which translates to MTTKLVVILGSVTPPGRFFKALNLMIDESRAIDPSLEASLINLGDCKIAFADGRPPADYHDDTAQIVEKALAADVLVLATPVYRGTFTGALKNLLDHLPVESLMGKPCGIVAMGATNHHFLGADWHLRDVLAWFGAFTAPTSVYLTSTDFADGQPSDAARAELLSLVRTLIRMKDVFPKGSRAVGPLPLPVRNR; encoded by the coding sequence ATGACGACGAAACTGGTGGTGATTCTCGGCAGCGTCACGCCTCCCGGGCGCTTTTTTAAGGCGCTCAATCTAATGATCGACGAGAGTCGAGCTATTGATCCGTCGCTCGAGGCGAGCCTGATAAATTTGGGCGACTGCAAGATAGCGTTCGCAGACGGGCGACCGCCTGCGGACTATCATGACGACACGGCTCAGATAGTCGAGAAGGCGCTGGCTGCGGACGTGTTAGTGCTCGCGACGCCGGTTTATCGCGGCACCTTTACCGGCGCTCTCAAAAATTTGCTCGATCATCTGCCCGTCGAATCGCTGATGGGCAAGCCGTGCGGAATTGTCGCGATGGGTGCGACCAATCACCACTTTCTCGGCGCCGACTGGCATCTGCGCGACGTGCTCGCATGGTTCGGTGCCTTTACCGCACCCACCAGCGTCTATCTGACTTCCACGGACTTCGCGGACGGTCAGCCATCCGATGCCGCTCGCGCCGAGTTGCTAAGTCTCGTGCGCACACTCATCAGGATGAAGGATGTCTTCCCGAAAGGATCGCGCGCCGTCGGTCCGTTGCCTCTTCCCGTGCGCAATCGATAA
- a CDS encoding CHAT domain-containing protein: MTAKTSVVNWAGDYEETCIQLGKHLGKNKIRRMLFGAIYGRGSKPRSKKQLMAEVGLKASHAQQAQNQLDHLWRYGLIERNENEGAVADGSCYVYSKEPNVGAHRKKIVQHADKPALAKKTPTKRNPMVRGMTVVVKPVVRRSTLKKNKHLDVLYLMANPIRKHSLRVDAEVRKVCEEIRRSQYRDNITLHQSPAADLTTIIRGLNDHRPGIVHFSGHGNADGLATDDGGVKRTKTQFVTFDLLGKALAATDDPPKVVVLNACRSAGARGALFGTAKAIIAMQDSIGDAAAVAFATMFYGGIASGQSLQSAFEQGCVAVESVSLREAATPKLITANGVDAKKLKLA; the protein is encoded by the coding sequence ATGACGGCCAAAACTTCAGTGGTCAATTGGGCCGGCGACTACGAAGAAACCTGCATCCAGCTAGGCAAGCATCTCGGGAAAAATAAAATCCGCCGAATGCTGTTCGGCGCCATCTATGGTCGTGGCTCCAAGCCGCGTTCCAAGAAGCAGTTGATGGCCGAGGTCGGCCTTAAGGCCAGCCACGCTCAGCAGGCGCAGAACCAACTCGACCACCTTTGGCGCTATGGGCTAATTGAGCGAAATGAGAACGAGGGGGCGGTGGCTGACGGCAGCTGCTATGTCTACAGCAAGGAGCCAAACGTTGGCGCGCACCGCAAGAAGATCGTCCAACACGCCGACAAGCCTGCTCTCGCGAAAAAGACGCCGACCAAGCGCAACCCGATGGTGCGTGGCATGACGGTCGTCGTCAAACCCGTCGTCAGGCGAAGCACGCTGAAAAAAAACAAGCACCTCGACGTGCTTTACCTTATGGCCAACCCAATCAGGAAGCACAGCCTGCGCGTGGACGCCGAGGTGAGAAAAGTCTGTGAGGAGATCCGCCGTTCGCAATATCGCGACAACATCACGCTTCACCAATCGCCTGCGGCCGACCTCACCACCATTATTCGCGGCCTCAACGATCATCGGCCTGGCATTGTGCACTTCTCGGGTCACGGTAATGCCGACGGCTTGGCGACCGACGACGGCGGCGTTAAGCGCACGAAAACTCAATTCGTCACGTTTGATCTTCTCGGCAAAGCCCTTGCTGCGACTGACGACCCTCCGAAAGTCGTCGTCTTAAACGCCTGCCGAAGCGCCGGAGCGCGCGGAGCGCTCTTCGGTACGGCGAAGGCCATCATCGCCATGCAAGACTCCATCGGCGACGCTGCCGCGGTAGCTTTTGCCACGATGTTCTATGGTGGCATTGCCAGCGGCCAGTCGTTGCAGTCAGCCTTCGAACAAGGTTGCGTCGCAGTGGAATCTGTTTCTCTACGAGAAGCGGCAACGCCAAAGCTGATTACTGCAAATGGCGTCGATGCGAAGAAACTCAAGCTGGCGTAA
- the treY gene encoding malto-oligosyltrehalose synthase, translating to MSESTYRLQINKAFDFAAAAKIIPYLAELGITQLYSSPYFQAAPNSTHGYDVVDHSRANEEWGGARGLQHLCETLQRHQMGQLLDIVPNHMAIIERENPWWWDVLRNGPSSTYASFFDVDWEPPESRHHNSVLLPVLGDQYGLLLEAGKLTVVRNGAAFVVRYEDREFPVAPRSMREILGPSAALCHSDELAFLGDAYAELPAPGFGDRNSIVRRQRDIRVLDALLSQMLSQNPELAAAIDDTLSRITNDPSRLHQFLEAQNFRLAYWRMAASDLGYRRFFDINSLVGLRMEEPQVFAETHARVLEWVSKGWVSGLRVDHPDGLRDPLGYFHRLRAACDKCWIVAEKILADGEHLRETWPIDGATGYDFLNLAGGLFVDPAGLEPLTAFYREFTGESCDYQSVVRAKKQQAMRDALGSDINRLTALLLDVCENDLLHRDYSRHMMHEVLRATLACLRVYRTYVGESGAVDLRDERSITAAIEDAKAYRPDLDPLLFDFLRDVLTLRADGERARELSLRFQQTSAAVMGKGVEDTAFYTFNRMVALNEVGGDPDKFGTGVEDFCEWCEHIHRNWPKTMLSTTTHDTKRSEDARARMYLISEIPDLWRRAVLRWSKINDAHRSDGLPDRNIEYHLYQVMVGTWPIDKSRLLEYAQKASREARTHTSWTDPDEKYESALQKFVQDIYQDDEFLEALDEFVNLLIAPGRVNSLALTLIKLTAPGIPDFYQGTEVWNHTLVDPDNRRPVDFETRCDLLAETRHSITPEQIMARMDEGMPKLWLVKQGLWLRKQHPAWFGSQSEMAQLPVRGRLAGNVIAYARGGAVIGVAPRLMMRQCGNWRETEVELPPGRWTNRLTGDVIDGGPTTVVDLLQRFPVGLLSRS from the coding sequence GTGAGCGAATCTACCTACCGGCTGCAGATAAACAAAGCATTCGATTTCGCGGCCGCGGCGAAGATAATTCCATATCTCGCCGAACTCGGCATTACTCAGCTCTATAGCTCGCCTTACTTTCAGGCTGCTCCTAACAGTACTCATGGCTACGACGTAGTAGATCACTCGCGCGCCAACGAGGAATGGGGCGGCGCGCGCGGACTGCAGCATCTATGTGAAACGCTGCAGCGGCATCAGATGGGCCAACTGCTGGATATCGTGCCCAATCACATGGCGATCATCGAGCGGGAAAATCCATGGTGGTGGGACGTGCTTAGGAATGGGCCGTCGAGTACCTATGCCTCATTTTTCGATGTCGATTGGGAGCCCCCAGAAAGCCGCCATCACAATTCTGTCCTGCTTCCCGTCCTGGGCGACCAGTATGGCCTGTTACTGGAAGCCGGCAAGCTCACGGTAGTACGCAATGGAGCCGCGTTCGTAGTTCGCTACGAGGATCGCGAGTTTCCGGTGGCGCCGCGGTCGATGCGCGAGATTCTCGGTCCGTCCGCCGCGCTATGCCACAGCGACGAACTGGCCTTTCTGGGTGATGCATACGCTGAGTTGCCAGCGCCGGGCTTCGGCGATCGGAATAGCATCGTGCGCCGCCAACGCGACATTCGAGTTCTCGATGCGCTGCTTAGCCAGATGCTGAGTCAGAATCCCGAGTTAGCGGCGGCTATCGACGACACCTTGTCGCGGATTACTAACGACCCGAGCCGACTGCATCAATTCCTCGAGGCTCAGAACTTCAGGCTTGCGTATTGGCGGATGGCCGCGAGCGATCTGGGTTATCGAAGGTTCTTCGATATCAACTCACTGGTCGGGCTGCGGATGGAGGAACCGCAGGTCTTTGCGGAGACTCACGCGCGCGTACTTGAGTGGGTATCGAAGGGATGGGTAAGCGGCCTACGCGTCGATCATCCCGACGGTTTGCGCGATCCGCTGGGATACTTTCATCGCCTAAGAGCCGCATGCGACAAGTGCTGGATCGTGGCGGAGAAGATACTTGCCGACGGCGAGCATCTTCGCGAAACCTGGCCGATCGATGGCGCCACTGGCTACGACTTTCTGAACCTTGCCGGCGGTTTGTTCGTTGACCCGGCAGGATTGGAACCGCTGACCGCTTTCTACCGCGAGTTTACCGGCGAATCATGCGACTACCAATCGGTAGTTCGGGCCAAGAAGCAACAAGCCATGCGCGACGCCTTGGGCAGCGATATCAATCGGCTCACCGCATTGCTGCTCGACGTATGCGAAAACGACCTACTACATCGCGACTACAGCCGCCACATGATGCATGAAGTGCTGCGGGCGACGCTCGCATGCTTGCGCGTCTATCGTACCTACGTCGGAGAATCGGGTGCAGTCGATCTGCGCGATGAGCGTAGTATTACCGCCGCGATCGAAGACGCTAAGGCGTATCGGCCGGATCTTGATCCGCTACTGTTCGATTTCCTGCGCGACGTCTTGACGCTCCGCGCGGATGGCGAGCGGGCGCGCGAGCTTTCGTTGCGCTTTCAGCAGACGTCGGCGGCAGTCATGGGCAAGGGCGTCGAGGATACTGCCTTCTACACCTTCAATCGGATGGTGGCGCTGAACGAAGTCGGCGGTGACCCCGACAAATTCGGCACCGGCGTCGAGGATTTCTGCGAGTGGTGCGAGCACATCCATCGCAACTGGCCCAAAACGATGCTCTCGACCACTACCCACGACACCAAGCGCAGCGAAGACGCGCGCGCAAGGATGTACCTAATCTCCGAGATTCCCGACCTTTGGCGGCGCGCGGTCTTGCGATGGTCGAAGATCAACGATGCGCATCGTAGCGATGGTTTGCCCGATCGAAATATCGAATACCATCTTTACCAGGTGATGGTTGGAACGTGGCCAATCGATAAGTCGCGACTGCTCGAGTACGCGCAAAAGGCAAGCCGCGAAGCGAGGACTCATACCTCATGGACCGATCCTGACGAGAAGTATGAATCCGCGCTGCAGAAGTTTGTCCAGGATATCTATCAGGATGATGAGTTTCTTGAGGCTTTAGATGAGTTCGTGAACCTGCTTATTGCTCCCGGTCGCGTGAACTCGCTCGCACTTACTTTGATCAAGCTAACTGCGCCTGGCATCCCCGATTTCTACCAGGGCACCGAAGTGTGGAATCACACCCTGGTCGATCCGGACAATCGCCGGCCGGTTGACTTTGAAACAAGATGCGACCTGCTCGCGGAGACGCGCCATTCGATCACTCCAGAACAAATCATGGCAAGGATGGACGAAGGGATGCCTAAGCTATGGCTGGTCAAGCAGGGGCTTTGGCTCCGCAAGCAGCATCCTGCATGGTTTGGTTCTCAAAGTGAGATGGCGCAGCTACCGGTACGCGGCCGGCTGGCCGGCAACGTCATCGCCTATGCTCGAGGCGGCGCTGTTATAGGAGTTGCACCAAGGTTGATGATGCGCCAATGCGGCAACTGGCGCGAAACCGAAGTCGAGTTGCCACCCGGCAGGTGGACCAATCGCTTGACCGGTGACGTTATCGACGGCGGTCCGACGACGGTCGTGGATCTTCTGCAGCGATTTCCCGTCGGCCTGTTATCAAGATCGTGA